The Kordia sp. SMS9 genome window below encodes:
- a CDS encoding DUF1015 domain-containing protein, which translates to MAKIHPFKAVRPTRDKVSLVASRSYQSYTQSEREARLDYNPFSFLHIVNPGYRYHKEISGKERYGLVRNRYLEFKEDGTFVQDESPCFYIYRVVNREKRVFTGIVAAASTEDYKNNVIKKHEDTIEYREQIFKDYLKTVGFNAEPVLLTYPDSDVISNILKKYTNTRAEFEFTTTYRDTHYLWLVEDQNDIKAIQDEFTQMEAIYIADGHHRSASSYLLSEDCENDASVKESYQSFMSYLIPESELCISEFNRLVKDLNGLSKEQFLLKLDQMYRIENRGHEWYKPSKKHHFSMYLDGEFYSLYLRKTHYNFTNSLSELDTHILYITILKPILGITDLRNDDRIDYGYDKHNVIEMKNRIDSGEFAVGFGLVPVNVDEMKRISDEGLVMPPKSTYIEPKLRSGVTIYEF; encoded by the coding sequence GTGGCAAAAATTCATCCATTCAAAGCAGTACGTCCCACACGCGATAAAGTGAGTTTGGTGGCTTCTCGATCGTATCAGAGTTATACGCAAAGTGAGCGCGAAGCACGTTTGGATTACAATCCGTTTTCGTTTCTACACATCGTCAATCCTGGCTACAGATATCACAAAGAAATTTCTGGAAAAGAACGCTATGGTTTGGTGCGCAATCGCTATTTAGAATTTAAGGAAGATGGCACTTTTGTACAGGATGAATCTCCATGTTTTTATATTTACCGAGTTGTCAATCGTGAAAAACGTGTGTTTACAGGTATTGTCGCCGCAGCAAGTACAGAAGATTATAAAAACAACGTCATCAAAAAACATGAAGATACGATAGAATATAGAGAGCAAATTTTTAAAGATTACTTAAAAACAGTTGGTTTCAATGCCGAACCTGTGCTGCTTACCTATCCAGATTCTGATGTGATTAGTAACATTTTAAAAAAATACACCAACACACGCGCAGAATTTGAATTTACAACCACCTATCGAGATACACATTATTTATGGCTGGTAGAAGATCAAAATGATATTAAAGCCATTCAAGACGAGTTTACGCAGATGGAAGCTATTTATATTGCAGACGGACATCACCGTTCGGCTTCTTCGTATTTGCTTAGTGAAGATTGTGAGAATGATGCTTCGGTAAAGGAAAGTTACCAATCGTTTATGAGTTATTTGATTCCTGAATCTGAATTGTGTATTTCCGAATTTAATCGCTTGGTCAAAGATTTGAACGGTTTGTCTAAAGAACAGTTTCTGCTAAAGTTAGATCAGATGTATCGTATTGAAAATCGAGGTCACGAATGGTACAAGCCTTCAAAAAAGCATCATTTTAGCATGTATTTGGACGGTGAATTTTATTCGTTGTATTTGCGAAAAACACATTATAATTTCACCAATTCGTTAAGCGAATTAGACACACATATTCTCTATATTACCATTTTAAAACCTATTTTGGGCATTACCGATTTGCGAAACGACGATCGTATTGATTACGGGTATGACAAACACAATGTTATTGAAATGAAAAACCGCATCGACTCTGGCGAATTTGCTGTTGGTTTCGGACTCGTTCCTGTGAATGTTGATGAAATGAAACGCATTTCTGATGAAGGATTGGTCATGCCACCAAAAAGTACCTACATAGAACCGAAATTGCGCAGTGGCGTGACGATTTATGAGTTTTAA
- a CDS encoding M23 family metallopeptidase: MKQLIFIVCLGLLGCHQTEPKNATNQKTSKATVSQDSLAFFDDLFQKNKNYVSKSFDFPVGKPNAKGYYNAQKFTENNHLGDDWNGTGGGNTDLGDPIYAIGNGYVKAAENVGGGWGNVIRIVHKYKGNYYESLYAHCDRISIKKGSFVTKGTQIGTIGNADGAYYAHLHLEIRDNIFMELGGGYRTDTTGFINPTTFINSNRN, translated from the coding sequence TTGAAGCAACTCATCTTCATAGTATGTTTGGGGTTGCTTGGTTGCCATCAAACGGAGCCAAAAAACGCAACGAACCAAAAAACATCAAAGGCGACTGTGTCACAAGATTCGCTGGCATTTTTTGATGATCTTTTTCAGAAAAATAAAAATTATGTTTCAAAAAGCTTTGATTTTCCTGTCGGGAAACCCAACGCTAAAGGCTATTACAATGCACAAAAATTCACTGAAAACAATCATTTAGGCGACGATTGGAACGGAACAGGTGGTGGAAATACTGACTTAGGCGATCCGATTTACGCGATTGGAAATGGATATGTAAAAGCTGCTGAAAATGTTGGCGGTGGTTGGGGAAATGTGATTCGCATTGTACACAAATATAAAGGCAACTATTATGAATCTTTATATGCACATTGTGACAGGATTTCTATAAAAAAAGGTAGCTTTGTTACAAAAGGTACGCAAATTGGTACGATTGGAAATGCAGATGGCGCATATTATGCACATTTACATTTAGAAATTCGCGACAATATTTTTATGGAACTTGGTGGCGGATATCGTACAGATACAACTGGATTTATCAATCCGACAACATTTATCAATTCTAACAGGAACTAA